AGTGACGGTCACGGAAGGCCCTTACAAGGGGTTTGTGGGCGAGGAACCGGAATATGAACTGCTGGCGGCCTGGGGCCCGCAGATCGGAAACACCGATCTGGGAGCGGTGGTCATGCTGTCCAATGAAGTCGACGCCTTGGGAATGGACACCAATGAAACCGGTTGGATTATCGGTTGGGCCATGGAATGTTTTGAAAAAGGTGTTTTTACAACAAAGGATACCGACGGTCTTGACCTGACATGGGGCAACGTGGATTCCGTCAAGACGTTGATGAACCGGATCGCCCGACGGGAGGGAGACTTTGCCGACCTGCTGGCGGAAGGGGTTATGCGCGCTTCCCGGAAAATCGGCGGTGAAGCCGCCGACTGGGCCATCTACGGCCAAAAAGGCTCCGCCCCCAGGGGCCACGATCACAGGGGTAGATGGTTTGAACTCTTTGACACCTGCATGACCAATACCAGCACACTGGAAGCAACATGCGGACCGATTCAACCCAAACTGGTTGATCTGGAAGCCCCCACCGACAACTTTTCCCATGAACAGGTCTCAACATTCAACGCCAGGCATAACGGCATCGGTCTTTATTACGATTGCACCGGTATCTGCCGGTTTGTGGGCTCAAACCCAAAAGTGCTGCTGGAAGCCTGCAACGCAGCCACCGGCTGGAACTGGAACCTTGAAGATGCCTTTACCCTGGGCCGGCGCATCGTCAATCTGTTGCGGGTCTTTAACCTGAGCCATGGAATGGACGTTAAAGATGAACAGCCCTCCGCCCGGTATGGCTCCGTTCCGGTCGACGGACCCAATAAGGGTAAAAACGTAATGGAAAAATGGGGGTTGATGGTGAAAAACTATTACACCCTGATGGGCTGGGATCCTGCCACCGGTGCACCTTTACCGGAAACCCTGAAAAGGCTGGGTTTGTCCGATTTTCTGAATGGCTGACGGAGTTGAAGTCCTATCGACGGTCCCTAAATTTATAGCGGTAATAGTCGGCGATGAAATCATTTTCTCTTCTGTCCGGTCTGATTGGTTTTGGCCTGACCTCATTTTTTTCCGTTACTGAAAAGTAATCGCTTCCGGAATTCTGTTGGAGCACCTGGTTGGCAGGGCTTGCGTATTCATGGGCATGCGTCATCACAGCCGCACTTCAAATTCTCCTCACCGCCGGAAAAGAAAAAAAGACCTACGAGGTTTTCCTGCCTTTCCTCCAGCGTGTCTCTCCCATCAACTTTATAATTGGAATCGTCCTGGCCACGGCGCTCATCGGATGGCTCGCACTTTACGGCTACAGCTACCTTTTTGGTTTTTACGGTCTTTTTCTCTCGGTTTTCGCCGAAATGGAGCCCCATTCCCTTTTCGGAAGAAACGGTTTCATCAACTCGGATTTCTTTACGCCAGTTACCTACCTTGCCAGGAACTTCTGGCCCATGATCCTCGGAGCCCTGATCGCGAATGCAGATGATTTTGTTCAAACCAAAACCTGGAATCGCATCCTCCTCCCCTTCCGGTCGAATGAGATTCTCCGTATTCACATCCTGACCATTGCCTTGCCGTTTTTAACGTTGATTGCCTGGGCGCTGTTCAGGACAGACTACCAGCCCGTAACCGTCGTGCTTCTCATCGCGTTGTTCTATCTCCTGCCGAAGAGGCGACCGAAGAACAATATTGGACGGATCGGGAGATAAGCACCGTATGCTTTCCAATTCACCCGACCGGATCTTCCTTACCGGCGAGATTTCAGCCAGTCCCTCAGAAGGCGATTGAAGACGCCGGGATGTTCGACATTCGGCAAGTGGCGTGCATCCGCGATTTCCTCATAGCGTGCGTTCGGGAGCAGGCCGGCGATTTGCCTGCTTTCTTCGGGCGGCGCACCCGGATCATCGGCGCCGCACACAACAAGCGCCGGGGACTTAATGGAAGGGAGCTGCGCCCTGAAATCGAAATTCTGAATGGCGGCCACGCATCCGCAATAGCCCTGGGGTGTGGTGGCTGCGACGGTATCCCGGATCTGTTTCCAGCGGCCGGGGTTCGCCTTTTTGTACTGTTGGGTAAGCCACCTCTCCATGGTGGCGTCCGCAATCGGCAAAAGCGAGTTTGCCTGCTTTACCGCGGCAATCCTCGGCGCCCACAGTTCTTTGGCATTCGGGGCAGATGCCGGGTGTGTGTCACACAGCACGAGCGACCTGATCCGATCGGCGTGTCCGAGGGTAAAGGCCTGGCCAAACATTCCCCCGATGGACAACCCGACATAGTGAACCTGCCCGATCTCCAGCGATGCAATGACAGCCGCAACATCATCGGCCAGTTCTTCCATCGTATATTCGCCCGGCACGGCATCAATTCCGCCATGACCGCGCATGTCGAGGCGCAGGACGCGAAACCCCGCCCCAACCAGCGCCGGAACCTGTTCGGCCCACATGCCGCTGTCGGCTGCCAGAGAATGCGTAAAACACACCACTGGACCCGACGCCGGTCCCACGAGATCGTAGTAAAGATTGCGTCCATCAGTCGATAAGAGCATGCCTTTTATCCTCCTTTGGACTGAATTTTCGGTCGGTGGATTTTTTCTGCAGATGACCCGTCTGCGCAACATAACTGATTGGTATTAATATAACTTTATTTTTAAAAATTCTTATGATGGACTGGCTTAATTGTCAAGTGTACGAAAACGACAGCCATTGCAGCGTTTCAGGAATCAACTTGTATCTTGACGGTTGACAGGTCCACGGAGTATATTCATCCATATTTAAGTGAGTTAGGAGTTTCATGAAAATTCTGACGGCCGGATTCATTGCGGCCGCGAAATTTTCCTCATACCCTTCCGGATCATTTATCGAGCCTTTGAAAGGAGTTCAAAATTATGTTAATAAAAGCCTGCACAATTTCAGTTTTGTGTATATTGTTGGCCATGCCGCCCGCCTGGGGATTGGACTTTAAACCGGGCAAGTATGAAATTACCGTCAAAATGGAAATGCCGGGAATTCCCGGCGGGATGCCGCCGCAAACCATGGTTCAATGCTTAAATGAAAAAAACCCGGTGCCCGATTCCTCCCCCGACGCCCAGGGATGCAAGATGGCGAACATGAGGACCAAAGGCAATACGGTCACGTACACCGTAAATTGTCCCCAGCAAGGCATGGATGCCAAGATGACCGGTGAAATGACCTACAAGGGGGACTCCTTTGAAGGTACCACGAAAATGAGCATGGGACCGGAAGCCGGCAGCATGACCGTCATAACCGTGGTTAAAGGCAGACGTATCGGCAAGTGTGATTAACGATAGAAGCTATCGGGCTGTAGATGGGAGTAGTTTTAAAACCAATGAAGACAGACGCAAACAAGTTGAATCTTAAAGAACTAATCGTTGTTATTCCCCACAGCGGCATTGTGATTCCTGCTGAAATCCCCATGGGGAGTCTTTCGGAAAGATTCCCTGAAATGGTCCGAAATGTGGCCTGGTACACCAACTGGCTTTACGACTTCCGGGATCTGCTGGAAAACAGGCATATTGTCTTTCCCTTTTGCAGCCTCATCCTCGAAGCCAACCGGCATCCTGATATCCTGAACGACAGCGTGCCATTGAAAGATGTGCGCGGTGAATGCGTCTATAAGGCACAGATGGAACCGGACGA
This genomic interval from Desulfobacterales bacterium contains the following:
- a CDS encoding aldehyde ferredoxin oxidoreductase C-terminal domain-containing protein, with the protein product MVGSQEPAYLDDRTPGRNRCCRGGNHQYLSGKTVAQIENLLKSELGVNKYGASVFGIGPAGEHLVRHACIVGDGGHSASHNGLGAVMGAKNLKAVVAYKSKPNFGVFDPKLLKIKSTEMVEHSKTTPRYKWGTGGGFSNTHNIGALPVKNYTTNIFPEHETMNGRYLRTHFKIQSRPCYKCAVAHVKEVTVTEGPYKGFVGEEPEYELLAAWGPQIGNTDLGAVVMLSNEVDALGMDTNETGWIIGWAMECFEKGVFTTKDTDGLDLTWGNVDSVKTLMNRIARREGDFADLLAEGVMRASRKIGGEAADWAIYGQKGSAPRGHDHRGRWFELFDTCMTNTSTLEATCGPIQPKLVDLEAPTDNFSHEQVSTFNARHNGIGLYYDCTGICRFVGSNPKVLLEACNAATGWNWNLEDAFTLGRRIVNLLRVFNLSHGMDVKDEQPSARYGSVPVDGPNKGKNVMEKWGLMVKNYYTLMGWDPATGAPLPETLKRLGLSDFLNG
- a CDS encoding alpha/beta fold hydrolase, with protein sequence MLLSTDGRNLYYDLVGPASGPVVCFTHSLAADSGMWAEQVPALVGAGFRVLRLDMRGHGGIDAVPGEYTMEELADDVAAVIASLEIGQVHYVGLSIGGMFGQAFTLGHADRIRSLVLCDTHPASAPNAKELWAPRIAAVKQANSLLPIADATMERWLTQQYKKANPGRWKQIRDTVAATTPQGYCGCVAAIQNFDFRAQLPSIKSPALVVCGADDPGAPPEESRQIAGLLPNARYEEIADARHLPNVEHPGVFNRLLRDWLKSRR
- a CDS encoding DUF3617 family protein, coding for MLIKACTISVLCILLAMPPAWGLDFKPGKYEITVKMEMPGIPGGMPPQTMVQCLNEKNPVPDSSPDAQGCKMANMRTKGNTVTYTVNCPQQGMDAKMTGEMTYKGDSFEGTTKMSMGPEAGSMTVITVVKGRRIGKCD